gaaaaaaccctcaaagccaagattacaacacttcgcgaaagatgaaaagtataagggaccaaagttgcaaaagatgaaaagctttgagttaaaagttaaaaaaaatcaaagtggttaaatcgtaaaaaatggaaacttttgaattagaagtgaaaaataaattaatcaaaggggttaaattaccaaagattaaaactttaaacttaaattgtcaaagattaaaactttagggttaaaaaggaaaattccATTTTTTTTGAAACACCCCAAAGCTAAAAGTACAACTAACATAAGCATAACTATATTGCTTATTTATAggtttttaatttaatatatttaattattagtAAAACTGTACAAGTACTTTGTTTGATTAATGGGTCACCGACGTGTCGTGTCAACCTATTAAGTTATTTAACGTATTAAGCTAAACGTGTTATGTTTATCGTAaattaggttagaaccccgtgtattacacgggttgaataaatgtaattttatatattaaataataaaaacttatatctttatgaaccttatatattatacgggttaaataaatttaattttatatatcaaataataaaaaagttatatctttaaaaactatgtgtattacacagattaaataaatgtaattttgtatactaaatacgaAAAACGTCGTctctttaaaaaaacccgtgtataatcgggttgaataaatctaccaaataataaaaaaattacatccttaaaaaccccgtatattacacgtgttgagtagatataaaaaagagttatatctttaaaacccatgtgtattacacagattaaataaatgtatttttgtatattaaatactaaaaacgccgtatctttaaaaaaaatccgTGTATAGTCGgtttgaaaaatctaccaaataataaaaaattatattctaaataaatgtaattttgtatattaaatactaaaaacgtcgtatctttaaaaaaaaccgtgtatagtcgggttgaaaaatctaccaaataataaaaaaattatatccttaaaaacctcgtgttttactcgagttgaataaacataatttgtataccaaataataaaaaaagttatgtttttaattaattatgataacatttaatattaatttattatttatatatttaatataagataagtagataagaggggtatttgttttaaaagtatattaaattaacaatttagatttgaggataatattttattaaagtatgataagatttaatattaactttttatttatttatttagataaatataaatttgaggataccttcaatgaatgacacgtgtccaaaagttgatttcttttattatagcaGTTAGATGGGTTAGATGGGTTGAACCCTTTTAGACTATTTTTTAATCTCCTTAACATGTTGACTGTTTATGATCCGGGCCCGTTTGCATCAAATACTAGTCAATTTAATATCGTATTCAACCCGTGTTAACGAGTCGTGTCAAAAAACTGAGAACGGACGACACCTCTCTTTGTTCCCTCTCATGGCTTTGTCGTAATCGTTTGTAAAGCATTCATTATCCTCTCTCCTCAGCCAATGGCAGATCCATAAATTTTTTTTCGTAAGGGGGCGGAATTTTAAAAGGGTCTTTACTCTATCGCTATATAATACTTTTTTTGGTCTGGttcgattcgggtcgggtcggaAAAATCTACTTGCATAGCTCTTCAATATTGCTAAAAAACCTTCGACAGGGACGGATCCAGGAATTTATTCCATAGAGTCACTATTTTTAGATTCCTCAATTTCATAGAATCGAATATAGAAATTTTCAGGTCAGTTTAACAATTCAAATGGGTCAATTTGATCAAAACAAAAATCCCTTTCTGAATACGATACACTTACGCATATGTAGTacaatattttatgttttatttattcattctttttaaaattttatgaTACAAAGAATGTAACTATATATAACCATATATGTATGATATgttaggggaaggttcaaatgaaaaccactagttattgtgaaaactcgaaaactaattaaaaaaagccaaaaaaacatacaaaaaaattttttttttaattttttttttttttgcaatcaaaatttcgcaggttttttaatataaaaaaaattcaaaaaaaaaaaaatttgtgtagtgcacatgtgtaatactgcacatatgtatgtgtactacacatgtgtattattacacatgtgcactacacaaaatttttttttttttttgaaaaaaagttttttttatatataaaaactagcgatttttataaaaaaaaaaaaaatttgtgtgttttttaggctttttttagttagttttcgagttttcacaataaaagtggttttcatttgaatcaTCCCCTATATTTATATCTAATACATATAACAGACCAAATTATATTAATCAAATAAAGAGTCCACAAAAATTTAAAATTAGATAGTTAGACAGAACTAATTTTAAAATTAGATAGTTAAACAAAACTAATTCATAATTTTGTGTATTTATCTTTTAGATAGCTAAAATAAGGTTGCGCAATGAGGTAGTGGTGAGTGGTTGAGGAAAGAATCGGTATTCTTTGTGACCCAGGTTAGATTCTCACTCTCCTCactattttctgcggcatccaggtgaaaaGCGAATACGAGTGGCGCCGGTTCgacttggatgggaggcgaggttttaccgactattccactgtcgtgccttcgggcgggtggaggtcgagTTTCCGTGCATCtggggagagccaaggggctggcggcggtcgagtagtcgaccttggccgcAGCGCCTGATGTCACGGTGGTTGGCACGTCGTTCCTTGCCGTTCAAACGACGATCTTTTTCTTCATTTCATTTGCACGTACCTCCCGACGACCGGTGTCACTTCCCAGAGAAAAAACTCCGGTCACATATATTAGTTTTTGCAATCAAGGGGTGCGATTGCAAACGTTTAAAGGGTGCGATCCGGATTTTAGCCTTAAAAATACACCAATTTTCTTTTTTAAGTGGGGCGTCCGCCCACCCAACCTCTCATGTAGGTCTGGTCCGCTCCTGGCCTCAGCACATCCTTCCCATACAAATCCAACACCCGCCATCTCCACTTTGGTGGGATGATAGAGGCTTTGTGTTTTTTGAGGAGTGACCAGGGTTCAATTCCTAACATATGGTAAAATTTGATGTAATTTAAGAGTAGTGTTACGTAACCTGTGCCGTCCGCGTCGCGTTAAAGATGGTCTaatattaaaatatttattatttgaaGAAAAAGAGGTGAGATGAATCTCTCTAAATCCAAATTATTGTCCTACCTTCTCTTTCTTACACACACACTACTACCACTACCACTTTCAATTTCTTTTTTGTTTCTTCTTTAATCATATATAAAACAACTATATCCAGATGCAGACTAACCTACTATTTCCCCTCTCAGATTCTCTGCTTTTGTTATGGCTTTCTCTTCATGCCTTTGCCACCATCAACTGGCACTCAAGGTACCACCCTCTTTTACTTTGCATTATGTTATCTTGATTTATTTGAATCCAATTTGGTTAATTTTGCCCCATTTTAGTGTCCATTTCATCCTGTTTGTGTACTTGTGGGCAGGGTTGCACATGTTCATATCACTTTACCTTTTACATATCTATGATTTACTTGCCATTTTGCAATCCGGGTGTCATTCTTTTTGCTTTATTTTGCACATCTATGTTTAATTTTATATGATATTCATTTGTGTTGTCTCCTTGCTCTgctatttatttatattattattggCAATTTATGGTTCATAGATACAATAGGGGTCTGCACAATCTTGGACCACTCTGTTCGAAAACTGAAACCAAACCGTTCAAATTTCGTAAAAGGCCGAGTTTTACTTCGGTTAATTGACCCGTCTAGATTCCAACGGGTCTAAATCGAATTGGTTCGGCATCCAAGCGGTTTTGTGTAGGTCTGTTTCCGGTTCCACCATGTTTCAGCTTTCGGTAGGATGAATGATCATAATCTTGAGTAggattagtgtgtgtgtgtgtgtgtgtggggggggggggggggggggtaaactcCGATATAAATGTGATTAGGTTTGTTTAAAGTCTCGGGCCTGATCTTTGGGTTTTCCTTTGTTTTAGATTAACCTCCTAGCGAGTGCTTCTAAGCACTCGAGACCCATATTCAGTTTAAAAGCCGTGAATACCGAGTTATACGGCGTGCATATTGGATGCAAGATGACGAGTGACTGGAGTTTTACGGGAGGATCACGGGCCATCATCGTACCAAACCTGAGAAGCTCCAATTTGCAGCGAAGGAGCTTATGGTTACACGCGTCATGTAATTTTATAGTTAGAAAGCATAAGTTTAATTGGATTTTTAATCGTTTCCATGTGACTAAGTTACTATCGGTGCAGGGTTCACGAATCCACAGTTAGCGGGAGATGCTTTTACAATAGGAACCGCTGCTGTTCTTCCGTTCTACACCCTCATGGTTGCAGCTCCAAGAGCCGAATTGGTAAGTGTTCGTAATGCAATTACTAACAAAACAGTGAAACACGCAGTGGCGGAGGTTTTTGGTGGCCCGGGGGTGCCCCGGCCCCCACTGATTTTCCGCTCATAGTGTTAATTTTACCAAAAGTTTCCGGAAAAAAATGTTTGTAGTGTAACATATTGGTTTTTTAAGCGTCCGGCCCCCACTGATTTTCCGTTCAAGCTCCACCACTGACAACACGAAATATCATCAAGTTTTGGGTAACGCTCTTaataaacgggtcgtgttcgggtttaCCTAATCAACCCGTTAACCTGtagaatataaaaaaaaataatgtataTGTCGTGCAGACTAAAAAGTGTATGAGAAGTAGCATACCATACGTCGTGCTCGGGGTTTTATACTCGTACCTTCTATACCGCTCATGGACTCCAGATACGATCCGATTAATGTTTGCAAGCAAATACTGGCTGCCAGAGGTCTTATCTTATTTTACATCTATATATTAATTCGGATttacatatatttatattaaaccttacacatgttttatttattcacaGCTTCCTGGTATAGCTAAGatgttttcaaacgaaatgacttTAGCCTCGGCTTGGATCCACTTATTAGCCGTTGACCTCTATGCTGCAAGGTAGCTAGCTCACTACCATGTTTTTTGGGTGACCGTGGATCGAACTGAATGCTAACCCGAGGTGTTTTGTAAACAGACAGGTGTATCAAGACGGGTTGGAGAACGAGATCGAGACTCGGCATTCGGTGTCTCTCTGCCTCTTGTTTTGTCCAGTTGGAATACTCATTCATGTCATCACCAAAGCATTTATCAACACATCTAGAGGTTCAAAAAATGAGATTCAATGATGGTTTTTCTCCATCTTAAACATTTAGGCAAGTGTTCAAGTTTAGGCGGAATTTTGTTCATATTTTAATCTAGTTGGTTATGGATGTTTATTGTGTACAATTTGCTCAAATAAATGAGTGAATTAGTGTGGGTGACTTAAGGACCATCAAGTTTGTTTTAGACACCTGTTACTTTCATCTCCAACCTGATTTGGAAACCAGTATGGGTGAAGGCGGCTCTGAACCGTAGGTTTGAAATCAGTTTGTAACACTGTCCTAACCGGTCAAACCTGAATTGAACCGGCTTCAAACTGGTCAAACCCAATCGTTTTTTCTTAAAAACCGGTTTCGGCCCGAACTAGTTTAGGCAAAAACCAGTTTTCGCTCTCTTTAACCGAACTCAACTTGATTTACGAGAGTTGGTTTGTGCACCTTTATGTCGGATGATGGTCATCGAAGCCAAACCTCAAGGCCAATATTTATCGAGTTTTCTATGTTAACAACTTAATTCAAGACGGATCATCAACCGAGCCACCCTTTAAACATGATAGACACGTTGGATCATCGTTGCAACAAAACGTTTTAATGGTATACCGTATATATACTAAAGAGTTAAAAAGAAGTATACAAATATGAAGAAATAGAGCAAGTCACATTTtctggtccttgtggtttggggcAAATTACGAATTTGATTCTTAATTCTAAAGGTTTGCGGATTTTGTCCCGAACGCCAGTATTTTCTATGTGCAATGACCGCTATCAAGTGAAGAAACAACGATTGACATGGAACCAACACGTCATGACATACTTGCGCACTAATTTAAGCTCATCGCCGGGCAAGGCATATCGCACACCCAACACCTTTGAATGACTTGGCTTTGCTTTAGCTTCGAGTAAAAGGACTCACGATTCACACATTCGACGAAAGCATGCAACGATCACAGTTCTTTCCTAGATTTGATTCATTACCACACTACGTTTTGACAACTATCGACCACGATACCATTGATTCATTACCACACTACGTTCTGACAACTATCGACCACGACGTTTTGTCACCGAACATGACAAAATTCCTTATCGTCTTGACAACTATCGACCACGATACCAATTTCTCGACACCATGTTTTGTCACCCAACATGACAACCCAGGATAGTGATTTTAGTATTATATTTAGAAAAATTCTTTTAAACTAAAAGGTCATATTAGATAAAACTGGATAGAACACTTAGTAAAATTTCTCCTTAATTAAGAATGCTGCACATTTAAATAAGCTAGTCATTTAATCCATATAAAGTTATGAACAGCATAATTTAAATTAAGAAAAACAAACAGCAAGAAAAGTTCATCTCCAAGTAAGATTCAAGTTCTACAACCAAATATTACCAAAAAACTGAGCATGATCTGAATATCTTGAAGTCAAATATTAAAATGCACCATAAAGTTGCAGCATTTCAAATCACAAACAAAATTTGAAACAATTAAATAACAACTTCCTCACCAGAGATCATTCAAGGCTCTGTGATAGGATACTCGAACACGACATCTTTCCCACAAAGCTTCTTGTAAACCCCTCCAAAAGTCTCCAGTTTGTACTCGGTGTCGTTTCTTGCCTTAGGGTCCAAGAAAATCTACAAAACATGCATAACAAAATACATAAACATTGAGACTTTAAAACATAAACCGCTAGCAAAATTTATAGAAATTTACCTTGATGACTTTGGATCCGTCAACTCTGTATCGGACACGTTTTCCAACAATCTCAGCAGGGTAAACGATATCCTCTAGCATGGCGTCATGCACAGCTGTCAAGGTACGGTTGCGAGGCCTCTGAACTGCTGAACCTTTCTTAGGAGGCGGCAGCATTCTTCTAGTTGCGATCAAAACCACATCCTGCCAAAATATTGCCCATTTAGGATTTTATTTTACAACTAATGTATCCAATGAGTCGACATGCTAATAAAATAGTTACCTTGCCGCTGAACTTCTTCTCAAGCTCTCTAACGAGCTTGAGATGAATCTTGCGGAAAGCTTTCCTTAGTCTGTAAGGAACATGAATCACCACCGCCTTCCGGTTTCCAGAGACATCAATTTGGCtaaaaaacaaacataaactACTGTCACAATCATGCGTCAAAACCAAAAGGATTAAAATGCAACGAGAAGCACACTCACGTAGCGCTGTTAATGTAAAGATCCTTCAAGTCACTCTTAAGGTCCTGGTTTGCATTCTCCAAGTCAAACAATGCCTACATAAACAAGATTTAAAGTTAACAAAACCTTAAAAAAGTTAAACAAAcataaaaaacatgataaaaaactAAAATGCTAGTATGAATTACCTGAGCAACAGAGTCCTCAAATTCAGTAGGCTCAACATCCTTGTCCTTATGGATCTTCTTCCTTGAGGTATACATCTTGCAATATCAAACtaacaaaacaaacaataaaaaaaccAAAGTAAACAGTAAGATTTAACAGTTCAGGAAAAAAAATGCATGTTTCTATGTCATTCTGGTCATCGTAATCACATAtatcctatgcagttaatatcggtgatatatcggttgtATCGGTCCCCTAGTAAAATATCAGCGTCAAATAttggtcagaatatcggtaccgataatatcagcgatattgaccgatatttgaccgatatgactgatatatcaccgatatatatcactgaattattagtgttaaattgctatatatataaatccTTCATTATATTAAcatcaccgagataacctatatctcaaatatcggtccttgaccgatatccgatattttaccgcattaactgcatagcatATATAAGTTTATGTACTTATTTCAACACAGATGATATAACTCGCAATGCATTGCTCATAAATAccattcaaaatttaaaaatctaaaaaaacagtAATTTTTAACGAAATATTTTGCATACACATACAAATCTCCAGACTTTGTGTACTTATTTCAACACAAATGATACAATTTACAATGCACTGTTCACAAACACCATTCAAAATCTAAAACTCTAAATATAATAACATCAAATTGCTAAAATTTCAATCCATAATAGCTAAAATTTCAGATAAAATCTACGTTTCAATCAAGTGTACAGAAATAAATTATTACAACATCAAAATACCTATTTTTTCCGATAATATACTAAGCAAATATACGGAAAATAAAGTGAAAGGTAGAGAAAGAAGAGAAGAAGAGGTACCTAGAATGGAAGAATCCGGCAGCTGTGGATGATGCTAGGGATCGGCTGAGAGAAAGTATGAGAAAACCCTAACTCCTATTATATTGTTACTTCATTGACTGTAATTTGGGCTTGGGCTTTCAAGTGAGAAAGAATAAGTTGGGCTGGGCTTTCAACGAACTTGTATGATTGTATCAGCCCAATATGATGGTTTGGTTTGGTGGTTATTGGTTGGTGGTGCTCGGTTTTGTGACTTGTCAATCATGTGCGGAAATAAAGAAAACTAGTCTAAAGCTCCTCGTGTTGCGGGACGTGGGGCGTAAAATCGTGCCAGGTGGTAAACAAATGACGATGAAAACCGAGAAAAAGCGGTAAATAAGATCACGAATTTCTAATAGCAAGTGACTCACATGACATAGAAAGTAGACAAAGACGAATTTATATCGAATTGTATTCGAAAGTCGAGGAGGTCAAAGTGATATTGTATATGGTTTTTAAAAAGGTGGCAACGCGATGGACATTCGGTTTAACTGGTTCAGTTTGTTATTGTTTTGATGCATGCTATAGCAACCGGAAAAGAAAACTCCAAAATAAAGTCGTTGTATGACCAAAACGACATGTTAATGTTTTTTTAGTTCATTGCAGACACTTGATTATACGCATCGGAAGGTAAATAAAACTCAAACATTACATCATAAATTAGAAAAATGGTATCATAAAACCGTGTAGACCAACTGAAAAACTAGGGGTAAGCATAAAACCGAATTAACTAAAACCAAATAATTGAATTAACCGAACTGAAGCAATAACCAATGGTTTGGTTATTGGTTTTTAAATAACTGAActttcggttttggttaattatATTCCTAAAATCGAAAATAACCAAATCGAATCGATTAGCCAAACATATATATACCAATCTCTCttaatgtaatattgtttataagTTAACGGCCCATTAAATTTTTTAACCTTTTTGTCCAATTGAGGGTCCATTAGTGTTTGTTTTATTATGTACATATGGCCCATTACCAATATTCATGTGGTATTATATAATTTTGCAAGTTTTATATTCATGAATTTATATTTTACAAGTTTTATATATATTGGATAATTAACCGAAACCGATCCATAACCAATGGTTAACCAAACAATGGTTAACCGACCATCGGTTAACTAAACCCACGGTTAACCGACTTtgcatattatatttgacccgattcattgtttaaaaaagtttacgtcaaaaCATAAATCAACCTGAATTTACACCAACACAACACAATTTACTTTAAAACAAATACCAACGAAAACATATATAAAACAAACATGAACACATGTTATAATTGGCCTGACTCATTTTCGAAAAAAGTTTTCATCAAACGataaaccaacttgaatttatactaaTACATACACTAAAATTATCAAGTAAAACTCGAGGTGCGAAAATGACACTTTACAAAGTTTTCAGAAATTGAAGGGGTGTAAGAATCAACTAAAAGTTGAGAAGTGAGCTATAAAAAAGAAGGAAAAAAATGAACACAAAAGGACAAAAGACATATGTTTACActataatatataattaaaaagtTATTTTCAAAAGAGCCACAAAAATCTGGCTTTTTAATGGCTTTTGGCTTTTTAAACATAAAATTATAAATCTAACCTTATGATATATGGTGTGGGCGGTAAACCCACTCGGCAAAGCGGTTTGACGCGTGGTAACACCGCCGCTGGTGGGTTTTGCCGATCGGCAAATGAAGGTAGGCGGTAAACGTTTGCCGCTGCTTCACCTTTTGGATTTCTGACCTTTTGCACATGATTAAatatgttagtttttttttaattaccaATTCATGAAGTGtgtaaccattgccaacacttttcagcataGTTTAAACTCTTAAGGTTGAATGACATGGcgcactctcattggttgattttgaagtttaccactttcaagtgtttaaccactccctacacccttaCCCTTTAAAATAACAACTAAACATAGAAACTTACCATATCCTTTTTGGTCATTTCACTATTTCCCACCACAAAAGCTAATTTAAACAAttttttaaaaactccttttGAAAAAGTTATAAGTCGAtaaatggttttaacaaaaaacACTTCTAGGGTTGAATaggcaatcccaaacaccctctttaTATACATTTGTAGCTATGGTTGTAACCTATAATTCAATATATTAGCTGGTCATGATCATGATTATTAACAGTCGTGTCTTGTTCGGGTTAATGTTTGACATGATTTTTTAGTTTGTATAGAACTAGTTGGTACAGCTGTGCGTTGCTGCGAGTGAAGTGTTTTACCGAACATTTGTGAAGACCACCGCGTAACATGTTTGCGCATGGTGATAATTGTTTTACTTGTGTAGGACGTTTCACAATAGATCTAacgtgtataatatttgtgaaaTTGAGAATGTTATAAGCTAAAAATACCACAACATTATGCTAAAGTTGTTTGTGCACCATTATTTAATAAAAAGTATGAAAAGAGAAGCTAATTATCTTCCTTGGTTATGCTAATTTATGTAAACCATTACTTGACTAGTGCTAATACCTGCGAATTTCGCGGTGTTGATAaatgatatgttttttttttttttgaaaaaaaattacgtttaaACTGATCATAAACAAACTGTACGCATGAACTTGTTTTGGAATAAATAATACGTcatgaaataaaaaataaatacttcaaatatttaaaaattttaaaatattacTTATTATACAAAATTGATATCTACCAACTGTAAAATACCAATTTTTACCTTCAGATACCGACATCGTACCGAACTTTTTCAGTACCGGTACTCAGTTTTGGT
The sequence above is drawn from the Helianthus annuus cultivar XRQ/B chromosome 12, HanXRQr2.0-SUNRISE, whole genome shotgun sequence genome and encodes:
- the LOC110895453 gene encoding protein ABA DEFICIENT 4, chloroplastic isoform X1 is translated as MAFSSCLCHHQLALKINLLASASKHSRPIFSLKAVNTELYGVHIGCKMTSDWSFTGGSRAIIVPNLRSSNLQRRSLWLHASWFTNPQLAGDAFTIGTAAVLPFYTLMVAAPRAELTKKCMRSSIPYVVLGVLYSYLLYRSWTPDTIRLMFASKYWLPELPGIAKMFSNEMTLASAWIHLLAVDLYAARQVYQDGLENEIETRHSVSLCLLFCPVGILIHVITKAFINTSRGSKNEIQ
- the LOC110895453 gene encoding protein ABA DEFICIENT 4, chloroplastic isoform X2; amino-acid sequence: MTSDWSFTGGSRAIIVPNLRSSNLQRRSLWLHASWFTNPQLAGDAFTIGTAAVLPFYTLMVAAPRAELTKKCMRSSIPYVVLGVLYSYLLYRSWTPDTIRLMFASKYWLPELPGIAKMFSNEMTLASAWIHLLAVDLYAARQVYQDGLENEIETRHSVSLCLLFCPVGILIHVITKAFINTSRGSKNEIQ
- the LOC110895454 gene encoding 40S ribosomal protein S7; this translates as MYTSRKKIHKDKDVEPTEFEDSVAQALFDLENANQDLKSDLKDLYINSATQIDVSGNRKAVVIHVPYRLRKAFRKIHLKLVRELEKKFSGKDVVLIATRRMLPPPKKGSAVQRPRNRTLTAVHDAMLEDIVYPAEIVGKRVRYRVDGSKVIKIFLDPKARNDTEYKLETFGGVYKKLCGKDVVFEYPITEP